In Vibrio chagasii, the sequence CATAGTCGTTGGCTTGATACCCGCCTCATTAAGTGCTTCGTCGCTCAATTCTGAGTGCGTGGTCAGTGCCGGACACAAGGCGACCGTGTTGGTTTGCCCAAGGCTTACTTGCATACCGATAGCGGGTTCAAGCATGTCGAAGAACTGCTTAAATCCATCTCGATTGATTGGTGCTCGATCGCCATTTCCTTCCATATCGATAGTAAATAGCGCGGCTGGCAACCCTAAGTACATGTTGTTCTGACAGTGGTCATAGTTATCACTGTCTGGCAAAGCAGGACACGACACATTAATGTCTGGGTGAGCATCAAAAATCTTTGCTAGTGTCAGCGTGTTAATGGTTTTCTGCACCACACGCATCTCATAGGTTTTCATGCCGTTGAGCACTTCAAACGCCTTGTCTGCATCTAAGAAGGCACCTTTTATGTAATACACATTCCAAAACAGGGTTTCGTTCCAAGGAATCGTCGTCTCATCGCTATTGGGTTTGGTGAAAGTGACCTCTTCCCCTTTTGGCACAAACATGGTTTCGTTGCGCCCAATCACAACACCTGCTGTGGTGGTGCCAGAACCGGCCAGCTCTTTGGTGTAGGAATGAATCACATAATCTGGCCTTTCCATCACATCATCACGCTTAAGTACTGGGTGTAACAGTGGCGTACCTACCGTCGAATCCACAATCACATCCCAACCACGAGAATGAGTCACCTTACTTATGTTGGCGACATCTAACACGTAGCCATGTGGGTTACACGGTGACTCAAGATAGACGTAGATCTTCTTACCTGCAGCGAGGCGGTCGGCATACTTGTGTGCGACCTCATCAAGACGAGTCGCAAACTCATCACCGGAATAACCATCCACCCACTCGACAGCAACATTGAGGTTCGAAGGCTTACCAAACCAATCTTCCAACAGTTGGTACGAACCGCCATAGATGTTGCGTGAAGCCAACACAATATCTTCATGCCCTAGCAAGTGACTGAGTAAGCCATCTATGGCCGCCATCCCAGAGTTAAAGTTCCACGCAAGATACTCGTTGGCTCTAGACCCTGCCTCAAGATCAACCATGTGGTTCGCCAGAGAAATTGAGGTTGGGTTCAGCAGTCGAGAGTAAATATCGTGAAGTGGCTCTTTACCGTTGAATGCATCTTCAATCCATTCGGTACAAGCAAACAGATAGGTCGCCGTGCGCGTAATCACCGGGCTGGCGGAAAAGATTGCCGCCACATTGTCGAAAATCGGATACGCGCCTTTGGAGGCGAAATTACCATTGTTAGTCGCAATAGATTGGTAGGTCGCACGCATTGGGTTTTGTAAGTTATCGAGGATCTTAGCGATCTGGAATGACAAGAAACGTTTGGCGTTAAACCAAGCAATACGGTCACTCTTATCCAGCTCTGAAAGGCCATCAACCGTCAAAGCCCAAAGATCGTGTGTTTTGGTATTGGCTTTGTACAGTGTCGTCGCCAATTCCACCAGCGTGGTACCGTAATCGCTGCTTGGATCAATACCAAAGTGTTTTGCTTGCTCAATGGCAAGAGCTTCTGCTTGTTCATGCTTAGTAGTTTTACGCAGTGGGCTAAGTTGAGTAGAAGTATTCATAATTGCTTAGTCATTCCATCCTTGTTGTACCTCCTTTAATTTTAGTGTTACATAGATGTTAAATATTGCTATTTACGAAGTAAGACATACACTTTGAGCAATAATATTGCCGAGTGTTGTTTGATATTGATGGAATATGCCAATGGATGAAATTGACAAAAAGATACTGGCTGAACTGCAAAGCAACGCACGACTCACCAACCAAGAGTTAGCCGACCGCGTAGCGCTTTCCCCCTCCCCTTGTTTACGCCGAGTACGAGCATTAGAAAAACAAGGGATCATTCGTGGCTATCACGCCAGTGTCGATCAGGAAGCGTGCGGCCTGCCCGTAAACGTGTTTGTGTTGGTAAAGCTTGAAAAACCAACTGAAGAGAACATGCGAGACTTTGAGCAGCACATTGAAGCGATTGATGAAGTGTTGGAGTGTTTTCTAATGACGGGGAATCACGACTACCTATTGCATGTGGTGAGTGAGTCTCTCAAAAGCTACGAGCAGTTTATTCGCAAACAGTTAACTCGCCTGCCCAATATTGCTTCGATTGAATCCAGCTTCGCCTTTGGACAGGTAAAGACAAAAACCAAATTACCAGTAAGGTAAGTAAATCCACTTTTATGAAAACTGAGGGACCATTTAGCCTTCTGTTTTTGCGATTGCCACAAGTTGCGTCACTTTGAGATCAATCTGTTCTACAACCTCTCTTACAAACTGGGTCCTTTCGCTCCCTGATAGCTCTAGGGCAGCAACCAGATTTGGGATAGCCCAATGGAGCCTATGGGGTACGTGAGAACAAATCACGTTGACGCATCCGACAAATAAGTTGCACTGCTCATTGCTCGATTGGTAACAAAGCGTAATCACATAATCGAATTTTTCATTGGTCTTCTTGTATTCAAATACAGTTTTACTCTCGCCTCTTATTGCAAGGTCAAGTACGTTAGACAGCTCGTCTAAGATAACTTGAGGGGTTTGTCCCGCCTCAAAACCAGAGCAGCTAGCTTGAATCATCCCGTTAGATTGCTGATCAACCATCGCCTTCGCGATAGCCGCTCTTACACCTTTCTTCACGCACACAAACAGAATTTTAATGGGAGTGGCATTCATGTTTAACATACCCCTTTCGTATTAGCGTTCGTATATTAAACATAGATATTTAAGCGCGTTTTTCAAATTCTCGGCTAACCAAGGGAAAAGAGAGTGGAGTAAGTCATCGCCTAGACTATTCGACAAAAAGGACAAACAAGCTCATAAACAAGATATCTATCCTATATTTTTCATATAACTCTGAAAAATAACATGGAAGTCATTTAAGCATGGCAAAGCTATCTTCAATTAGCCCCAAAGTGTTGCTTGTACTCTTTCTCTTGCTTACGTCTTTGACATACGGCGGTATTTCACTCTATTTGCTCTCTAGTTACAGCCAATCAACCGTCAAACAACTGCAAAGCGGTAACAGCAGCTTTGAGCTTGAATCGGCCAAAATTTTTATGGAGAAATACCTCGAGGTTGCAGAAGACCGCATCATTTTAGCTTCGCAATATCAAGGAGTCATCGACGCAGCATCAAGCTCAAATATAGAGAGCCTGTCATTCAATCTAGAGCGATTCAAGGGACAGAACCAATCAATGCAATTTGCCGTGCGAGATCGCACTGGTCAGTTGTTGTTTGAAGATACATTTCGTCACCCTGCATCAAAGCAAGAGCAAGCTATCTTTCAAGCAATTGCCAATCAAGAAGTCGACGATCGCATTCTGTACCTTTTGCACGATGACACCAATCATATTTGTATAAAACTATTTATGCCGTTACTTCAAGGCAGTGATTTCGTAGGCGTGCTATATGGTGAAACCGCTGTCGATTACGACGATTTCTTTGGTTCTTTTGTGACCAATCGAGAACGTTGGTACGAACTTAGCCAAGTCAGCCCACCGATCGCTTCTCTCATCGAACAAGATGACGCCCATACACACTCACATAGTCATGGTTCACACACACCAATTACCAATAAATACAGTGAGGAAGACTGGTTATTGACTCAAACGGCTTTAACAAGAGGAGACTTAGTATTAACCCAAGGGGTAAGCCGCTCATTTGTTACCGACCAGCTCTCAAGCTTACAGAAGGAACTGTTAAATGGGCTTTTGATCGTCTTAGCGCTCAGCTCTATTTTAGTGTTTTTTATCGGGCAAAAATTGTTCGTTAACCCTCATAAAGAATTGGCTGGTTCTAAAAAGCTACTAGAAGAATCCAACAAGCGGCTAGCAGAGCAAGAACGAGAAAGTCACCTTCTTGCCACAGTAGTCAAAACAGCCAGAGATGGCGTTGTGATAACTGATAGTAAAGGGCGTATAGAATGGGTAAACAGCGCTTTTGAACGAATGACAGGTTATCGCTTAGACTCTATCAAAGGGTTAAGACCAGGCTCATTTCTACAAGGTGAAGGGACTTCTGTTAGCACGGCAAATCGAATAGGTTCTGCAATTCAACAGGGGAACCAAGTTAAAGCGGAAATATTGAATTACGCGATCGACAAAACGCCCTACTGGATTGATATTGATATCGTACCTTTACGCAACGTTAAAGGTGACGTCGAACGCTTTATCGCCATTGAACGGGATATCACAGAATTTAAGCAGCTTGAGAAGGAATTAGAAGAACAAGCAAATAATGCACGCCAAGCCAATGATGCAAAATCACTATTCTTGGCGACAATGAGCCATGAAATTCGAACCCCGATGAATGGCTTACTGGGTATTCTACAGATGTTGGTTGAAGACTTGGAAAAAGCCGAGCAAAGAGAAGTTCTTCAGTTAGCCCTCGACTCAGGCGAGCACTTAATTGCCATTCTTAACGATATTCTAGACTTAGCCAAAATTGAGAATGACAGTCTAGAAATTGACCCACACTCATTCAAAATGTGCGATATCACCAACCCCGTATTAAACACTTATCAAACCTTGTGTTCAGAAAAAGGCATTGAGTTTTCTTTACTGGATAACAGCAATGCGTCCTCTGTCTACAGCGGTGATTCAGTTCGGATCCGACAAGTCATTCTAAATTTAGTTGGAAACGCATTGAAGTTTACAGCGAGTGGTTCAATTACTGTCAGTATCAACCCACTGGCTCACTCTGCGATGGAGTTTACGGTCGAAGACACAGGTATCGGTATCCCGGCAGAAAGACTGAGCTCAATCTTTAATGAGTTTGAGCAAGCAGATGTATCAACGACTCGACATTATGGTGGGACCGGACTTGGATTGGCCATTTGCCATAAGCTTGTGACCTTGATGAACGGCAAACTTACTGTACAAAGCGAGCTTGGTACGGGAAGCAAGTTCAGCTTTGTTATTAACCTACCATCCATTAAGGCTGAAGATGATAAGCAATTAATAACAGAGCAAGTCGATCTGTCTCCATTTAAGATCCTCGTAACAGATGACAACAAAATGAACCTTATCATCGCCAAAGGATTCTTAGATAAATTAAACGTTGAGTGTGTTACCTGTAATAGTGGCTTCGAGGCTTTAACACACTTAGAAACAGGTCGTTTCAACCTAGTCATTATCGATAACCATATGCCGAAAATGAATGGGTTAGAAACGGTTCGAAAAATACGACAAGCTGGACATGATGATCTTGTAATCTTTGGCTGGACTGCCGATATCATGCAAACATCAACCACAGCTTTCATTGAGGCAGGTGCAAATGAAGTGTTAACGAAACCACTGATTAAGTCAGACTTAGTGGAAGCCCTTTCTCGTTACCTTAACCAAATCAAATCCATAGATAGAGCAAGCTAGGCATATAGACAGAAATGCCAAGCATGCAGCGCAAAACCTAATAGCGCTTAAAGTAAAACGAGCCAATTTTTTATAACTGGATCGTTTTCTCATAAGCTTATTTTTCATAAAATTTTTCTAATAAATGACGCGGCAATCTTTCACTTCATTGGATAGAAGGCATTGGATAATCCTCTCCAATCATGCATACCAGTGCCCCACCAAAAGCGTTGTCGTAACGTATTTTCCCTGTCGCATCCGAGTTTTCTTCGCTCATATTACCGTCCACAATCCGATTGATTTCTTGCGCCACTTGGGTTGGCACCAACCAAATACAAGCAGCAAGGGAACAGGCTGATGACGACGCATTACAACCAGTCTCCGAGCTTCCTCGAACCCATCGACTCCCCTTTTCCTTAATCAGTAATTGGGTTGCTATGTAATCTGGGTGGTCGATGTACTGATCACCACCAATCCACGTATCGTCATAAGGTAAGTACGGCCCTTGCCATGTTGGTAAGTTCGGGTTCTCAATTAAGTGATTGATATTTAGGTAGCCGAAGCTCGGGTCTGTATCGGAAGTGATTGGCGGCAAAGAACCATTATCATGGGAATATTGCTCAGCGGCATCTAAAGCCGTATTCAATTGCCCGATTAAAAATTTAGCCTCATCAACACGGGACATGCTATTACCGAACTGATGATAGATATAAAAAGCGACAACGAGAAGGACCAAGCTAAACGACGCGAGCTTCCACTTTTTCATCTGACGTAACCGTTTCAACATGTTTTTCTGTCTCTCATCTTAAAGGCGGTTGCCCAGTTTAGCCTGTGCCAAATGATACCCTCTGTCTATCATCTCTTGTGAGCGGTCAAACTCTAAGGTACCGCAAGCATTGCGAGGTATCTCAAGCGTAATATCAGCAGGATAAGCAGCCAGTTTTTGACGAGCAATGGTCGATTGCATCGCATCAAATGCTTGGTTTGCGATGTCATAAGCTACAAAGTTAAAGCTCATTTTACTTTTTACGCTACTACCGAGATTATCGATAAAGTGGACGACCTTATCGTGCAAATTGCCCTCTTTCGCAGGTAAAGAAACAGGGGGCACTTCTTGTTGTACCATTTCAGGTTCACCACCTAAATTCACCGCCAGAGTAACGTCTGTATTGTCCCCAAAGGTAGGCGCAATCGGTACAGGGTTAAGTACACCACCATCAATAAGTTCTTCGCCATTAATGACATGGGGAGTGAAAAACAGTGGCAAAGAGATAGAAGCACGAATCGCATCAAACAGAGAGCCCGATTTAAGCCAAACCTCTTTCTCATCCGCAACGTTGGCTGCAACCGCAGTATATGGGATTGGCAAATCTTCAATTGCAATCTCACCGATCAACTCGCGCAGTGTATCGATGATCTTATCCCCTTTGAATATACCACTCGATTGCCACGAAAAATCCAACATCATCGCCATATCTGACTGGTCAATACTGGTGACCCACTCTTCAAATTCATCCAACTTACCCGCAGCGTAAACACCACCAATAAGTGCGCCAATTGAACAACCAGAGATAGATTTTATCTGGTAGCCATGTTCGATTAGCCAGCGGATAACGCCAACATGCACCAAGCCTCTTGCACCACCACTACCAAGTACCAATGAGATCGTTTTTGCCATCGTACTCACCCTTTAACTTCATTTACTCGTTAATTTCTTCAACAAAATCATATCACTTAGTGTAACCGTACGCAGGTTAATGCTCTGAAAAATGCTCATCTGTACACCTAAAAATAAGACACCCAACTCAATTAAGGTTACTTTTTGTTCATTTTTTCTTGCTAAAAAGGTAGAAAAGTTTATAGTATTTTCTAACTAAAGTTGAGAACCGATATGTCATTACAAAAAAAACAACCCAAAGTATCGCTGAACATTAAAATTCCATCAGAGTTAGATTTTCGCCTAAAACGAGCGAGAAAAGCAGCGCGTGAGCAGGGCTTAATGTTCAACGTATCTCAAGAAGTTGAAAAGTTTCTTGAGAAGGAAATAAAGAAAGTGGAACACCAGTTATCAATCGATGAAGAGATCAAGAATAACCTCGAGGATCTTGGTGGGCTAAATATAGATAAAATGATGAAATCGATGGATTAACTCAAATACGAACATCTGTTGATTCAATTGAATTACAAACGACAAACAAAGCGTGGAGATAAATATGGGCACAATAATTGGACTGTTAATTTTGGCTGGTATCAGTGTATTCCTGAAGCGTCAAACGGGACTTCACTTGCATGAGTGGATTGCGAAAAAATACAAGGAATCTCAAGACAAAAAATAATGGATTCTCAAAGCAATGACATAATTCATTATGTTATTCATCAGGCGTACAAAATACTGGTACCGAACATAGAGCAAAATGGTATCAAGCGTTAGTTGCAAAGGTGTGTACTATCCGTACTGCCAACCTATTCGAGTTTAGACATGCTAGCTCTACAATTCTCAAAAAACTAAGGCATCGTGACCACGAGGCCTTAGTTTTCCTACCTGACCATTACAACCGCCCTACTTAACCGCTTCCATCAACCTTGTGTTGAACGGCTGTGGTTATTCTAGTTGCTTTAGCATTGAGAAGTGGGCAGAACCTTCAATGTAAGTACTTTGATTCTCGATTAGAGCCGCTATTGATTCTGTAACTTATGGAACCCATTAATTCGCTGATGGAGCTCCGTTCCCATAGTCAGAGATACCGATAGGCTAATCAAAGCAATCACCGCTCCTGTAACAAACACCCATTGATAACCAGACATCCAAATTATTCCCAACAAAAATGGCAAGAACACAGCTGCAATATGATTAATGGTGAACGACAGACTCGCCGTTGAAGCCACTTCATTTTCCCTAATTGTCTTTTTAAAGTAGGCATTTAAAGCAATCGCAAAACTAAAAATAATGCTATCGACAACATACAGCCCTGCCGCCGCATAATGATCATCCACAAATGCGTAGCATAAGAACACCAACACCAACGCAGCGTACTCAATGATCAGCGCTAACTTCTCGCCTACTCTATCGATTAAGCGCCCAACATAAGGCAAAGCAAACGTCGCAGCTAAGCTAGAGACCATAAACAGCGCGGCCATCATCGGGACGGTATAATGAAACTTGGTCACCATCAGTAAGCCAGCAAATGCCACAAAGATTTGTCTTCTTGCCCCACTCAAAAAGGTCAAAATGTAATAGGTTGTGTACTCACGCCGTATAACGAGTTTGGTGTGTTGCTTAACTTCTGTGGGAGTATCTCGAAACGTGATTAAATAAACCGCCAGAGAGAAACATATTAGGCCACAAGTAAAGAAGATGACCTTATCTGAAACGTCAAACAGATAACTCGCGACCATAATACCGAGAAAAGTCACCATGGAGAAAAATGACGCGGCAGAGCGAATCTTTCCCATTGATTCACTAAAATTCTCAGTTGCCAGCAATTGAGTTGAGAGTGATTTGTTTACTGCTTCTAGATAATGGAAACCAATAGACATGATCGTCGTGCTGAAATAGAAACCATAAATCGAAGGCAAATATCCAGTCACTGCAACCCCTAACCCTAATGTGGCAACCGACAATACCGCGACTCTCTGTTCTGACGCGATAAACAACAGAAACAGCACGGTAAATGAGAGCAAACCAGGAATTTCCCTAACGCTCTGCAGTACACCCACATCAGCCCCAGTCATACCAACAGTGTCGACAGCGAAGTTGTTCATCACAACTCGCCACCCCGTATTCGCTATCACCGATGCAATAGCGATAATAACCAACATCGCGAATGAGCTCCGCGATGTTAAAAGTCTAAGCCAGAGAGTTATTTAAGCCGCCGATTCTAAAAGGAAGTCTTGAATATGATCACGCATGAATAAAGCCGCTATTAGTTTTCCGTTCATATTCAGATCCTCAAAAATAATGTTGTGTTCCTAGTTCAGTGCGATATGCAACTAATACCGAGAACACAGAGACAATACAGATCGTTAACAAATTGTTACACGATCACTTTTAGAATGTTATTTTTTGGGATTGATACGTATTCAGATAACTTTTAATTATTTGAGAAACTCATTTGAAGTGGTTATTTGTCGCAGGAGAGAAAGGAATACAGATTCAGTATCTATGAGGTCAGCTTGTTTATTTTAGCGCTTGACCAAAATCCTCTAATTTCTCTTTCACAAACTCAATAAAGAGCTGCGACTTCAACGGTAGGTGTTGTTTACTTTGATAAACCAATAACATGCTTCGCTGCTGTGGGATCCATTCAGGTAGGATAAATTCAACGTTGTCTCTTACTTGCTGATGTCTGAACAACGAAGCGGGCAAATAAGCGATACCAGCATGATTGAGAACGAATTGTTGAGTGACATTAAAGTCATCACAGATAACACCATTCGTCTCACCGATATCCGCTACCTCACCCTCGTATTCAAATCGCCAAGGTAGGAAGTAGCCATCAACATGATTTCTTAGCAATTGATGCTGATAAAGATCATTTGGATGATTAATTGCCCCCTTACGCTTCAAATAATCTCTACTTGCTACAAGAACATAGCGAACAGGAGAGAGTGTGAGAGCAATCATCGACGAATCGTGCAAAGGGCCAAGGCGAAATGCAAAATCGATATTCTGTTTAGTGAGATCTTGAAAGCGATTCGATGAGGAGAGATTAATCGTAATACTTGGGTATCGTCGCTGAAACTCAGCAAGCATTGGGGCTAGAATGTCCTGGCTAAATGCATGTGGAGCAGTGATCACCAAGGTCCCTTTGGGCTGTGATGAGAACTCTTCCGCTTCACTGTAGAGTTCAAAAACCGTATCGGCGATCAGCTGGGCTTTCGGTAAAACTTGCTGACCTAGCTCAGTCAGCGATAGCGCCCGAGTCGAACGGTTAAGCAGCTTACCGCCTAGCTCTGATTCTAATTGTTGGATCTTACGGCTGACCGTTGTTGTCGGAACATTGAGTTCACGCGCCGCCTGAGCAAAACTGCCCAACTCTACGACCTTCGCTAATAGTAGTAACGACGATATCTCTTTCATCTGCCCTCTTCAACTCATCCCATATATGGGATATTGAAACTCAAATTAACCATCTAATCAACATTAATGGGATTAGCTATAGTTTCTTCATACCAACGACAGTGCTCGACACAACACACGAATAAGAGGTTTGAGATGGATATTTTAATTCTAGGCGCAACAGGTAACACTGGCTCAGAGGTTGTACGTCAACTCAAAGAAGCAAAGCAAGAGTTTGCCATTATGGCTCGAAACAATGGCGCAGCTGAAAAGTTAGGTTTAGAAGAGTCTCAACTGCGTATCGCAACTTTTGACGATGTGGCTGCAATGATCAAAGCAATGTCTGGTATGAAAAAGATCTACGTTGCGATGCCAGCAAGCCCAAGCAATGAGCAATGGACTGAAAATGTAGTTACAGCAGCAAAAACCTCGGGTGTTGAGCATATTGTGAAGCTTTCTGGCATGGGTGCAAAAGCGGATGCCGGTTCCGAGATCATTCGTACTCACGTAATAACCGATGACATCGTTAAAGCTTCTGGCATTGCCTACACCATTGTTCAGCCTAACTCGTTCTTCCAAAACCTGTACGGTAGTCTAGCCACCATTAACAGTATGGGTCAGTTCTTCTTACCACTTGCTGATGCAAAACAGAGCGTGATCGATATTCGTGATGTCGCGGCGGTTGTCATTGCTGCACTGACTAAATCAGGACATGAGAATCAGACCTACTTAATTTCAGGCCCAGAAGCACTAACCTTTGCACAGCAAGCTGAGATCTTAAGCGCAGCAGCAGGCAAAACCATTCAGTATGTGAACGTTCCACAACAAGCAGCAGAATCGGCAATGAAAGAAGCTGGAATGGATGATTGGACAGCAGAAAAACTGGCAGAGATCCTCGCATGGTTTGGTGAAGGCCACTACGCAGAAGTTACTAATACTGTTGAGCAAGTAACCGGTAACAAACCACGTAACTTCACAGACTTCGCGGCGGAGTTTGCTCACGCAGTAAAGTAGCATTTCTCTGAAAAAGGCTTTAAACAAAATAACGCCAGGCTTAATAACTAAGCTTGGCGTTATTTATATTAAATCGACTAGCGATAAGTGCTCGCACTACACTCTTTCATTCTGCCAGTTACTTAACAATTGGTAATTGCAGGTAGCTGTTATACTCACCACCAAATTTTAAGAGAATATTCCCTTCATTAACGGTTTTAGCATGCTTAGCCTTTTTCGAGTTAATGTCGTGTTGTGACACCACCAAACTCAGCACCTCTCCAGCTTTAAACTTCACACTCGTTGGTGATAAAGCGACATCCAATTGAACCACTTCACCTTGCTTTAACTTCTTTGGGTTCGTAAATGTGTACTCAGGTAGAGAATCGGTAGAAAACTCACTATCTAACTGGCGTTGAGAAGCTCGCAGCATACCAAAGGTAAATCCACCATCATCTGAGCCAAAGATCGGGAAGTTGATTTTATTGCCATTGGCATCCAATTTCTCCGCTTCGATAAAGATATCTAAATCATCCCCTTGTGTGGTTTCAACGAATAACTGCGCTTTCACCTGACCCGTTATTTCAGTATCTTGCGTAAATGTATAGTTGAAGCGGGCTGGCTGCTCATCAGTGATAACTACCTGCTCAACTTGATTAGCCGTCGTTTCGACAAGTGTATTAGCATTTACATAAAACTTTTTGTATTGCGTATTAGGTAGTGGGAATGACTCTGCGTACTTCTCTTCACCAAGGTAGTAAGAATCCATTAGCTCATAACGCAATTGAGGCGTTTTCTCCCAATCATTATCTTTCCCTTTCAAGAAGTGGTCAGCAAACTCAAGCATGCGGTTCTGCGCTCCCCACGTGTAATACTGTTCCCACTTTTTACGACCCGTGATCTCAAGCCATTTCTCTTCAGAAGCAATACGCTCAAATGCTTTGATGGTTCCCGATAAATGAAGACCATTGTCGCTCCATGCAGCGCCGATATAGGCTGGCACCGTGATCTTAGATAAGTCTGCCACTTGCTGAGCATAAACATCATTGTAGACCGGGTTATTTTGTTGATAGCTCAGTGCATCTGGTAATGCCGCGCTCGCGTTACCTGTGATGATTTTTCCATACCAGTAGCTAAAGAAGTTGGTTTCTTGAATACCACCTGTATACATCATGTCACGGTAAATATTAGACATACCGTGCCAAGGCATAATTGCTTTAAGATGCGGAGGATTCATCGCGGCAACTTTCCATTGGTTCATCGCAAGGTATGACACGCCAGAAGTTGAAACAGCACCGTTACTCCATTCTTGCGTTCCAGCCCATTCAATGACGTCGTAGTAGTCTTTTGCTTCTTGGTTTGTAAATAGAGAGAACTGGCCTTCACTGTTATTCATTCCAGTCGTATCAACAACAAGCAAAGCATAACCATTAGGAACCCAAAACTTAGGGTCTAAAGCTTCATAGGCTGCATATTCTGAAGCATCGATGATGCCGTCTTCAGGCCCATAATGAGGCTCTTTATCTTTGCCATAAGGAGTCATTGTCACGATAACTGGGTATTCACCCTCTGTCGTTGGTTTAAATAGATTCCCTTTCAAGGTATATCCAGCACTCGTTTTGATCGCTACATCCTTAGTCATATCAACACCAGCATAGATCTCTTCTGCAAATGTCACTGGTGCAATGACTGAAGCCGTAACCGCTGATAAAATAGCTTTTTTCATTTAATTTTCTCCAACTGCTTATTGTCACCCCTGGTTGACATTGAGCTTAATAATAAGCACGTGGAAAAAATGTCAACCTAAGGTGACAAATTGAAAGTTAATTTGGATAAGAGCAATATCAAAGGCCTAGTGACTGACCTCTACTTTATGATGGAGGGGGATATGCGAGCGGTTTTGGATGAAACGGAATTTGCCAGCATTCGGCCAGCCGATGGTAAAGTGTTTATGATGATCTCACGTCAAGTCATTAGCTTGAGTGAATATGCAAAAATGTCTGGAATTTCAAGGCAGTCTATTCATAAATCTCTATTAAGACTGGTTGATTTTGGGGTTATAGAGTTGGTTCAGGCTCCAAACAGTAAGCGCGACAAGGTGCCTGTAGTCACAGAAAAAGGCCAAGAACTTCATGCCATTCTGTTTGGTATTTTGCATGACATTGAACAAAAGCAAATTGCTAAAGTAGGAAAAGAGCGATTCGAAGCATTTAAATCAACATTAATGATGTTAGTTGATAAGTCGTAAGTCGTTACTCCCCACTTTGAACCCGCCCCCTTCTTCGCTGTTCCCAACAAAAGGCCTCGTACACACGAGGCCCTTGTTTTTTAATCTAACGATTATAAGTATCCTAGCTCTCCCGCTCTGTGTCGTCCTTGGCGCAAGCCACTCAAGCTAATATTTGGACTAGGT encodes:
- a CDS encoding PLP-dependent transferase, which translates into the protein MNTSTQLSPLRKTTKHEQAEALAIEQAKHFGIDPSSDYGTTLVELATTLYKANTKTHDLWALTVDGLSELDKSDRIAWFNAKRFLSFQIAKILDNLQNPMRATYQSIATNNGNFASKGAYPIFDNVAAIFSASPVITRTATYLFACTEWIEDAFNGKEPLHDIYSRLLNPTSISLANHMVDLEAGSRANEYLAWNFNSGMAAIDGLLSHLLGHEDIVLASRNIYGGSYQLLEDWFGKPSNLNVAVEWVDGYSGDEFATRLDEVAHKYADRLAAGKKIYVYLESPCNPHGYVLDVANISKVTHSRGWDVIVDSTVGTPLLHPVLKRDDVMERPDYVIHSYTKELAGSGTTTAGVVIGRNETMFVPKGEEVTFTKPNSDETTIPWNETLFWNVYYIKGAFLDADKAFEVLNGMKTYEMRVVQKTINTLTLAKIFDAHPDINVSCPALPDSDNYDHCQNNMYLGLPAALFTIDMEGNGDRAPINRDGFKQFFDMLEPAIGMQVSLGQTNTVALCPALTTHSELSDEALNEAGIKPTTMRISIGLEDPRMFIAHIIEAAKLSIDRKHVDFSSSFPSNEHIDEIYMQTYMDVHQKFVNSLPKFGQLSQ
- a CDS encoding type II secretion system protein; this encodes MLKRLRQMKKWKLASFSLVLLVVAFYIYHQFGNSMSRVDEAKFLIGQLNTALDAAEQYSHDNGSLPPITSDTDPSFGYLNINHLIENPNLPTWQGPYLPYDDTWIGGDQYIDHPDYIATQLLIKEKGSRWVRGSSETGCNASSSACSLAACIWLVPTQVAQEINRIVDGNMSEENSDATGKIRYDNAFGGALVCMIGEDYPMPSIQ
- a CDS encoding ATP-binding protein; its protein translation is MAKLSSISPKVLLVLFLLLTSLTYGGISLYLLSSYSQSTVKQLQSGNSSFELESAKIFMEKYLEVAEDRIILASQYQGVIDAASSSNIESLSFNLERFKGQNQSMQFAVRDRTGQLLFEDTFRHPASKQEQAIFQAIANQEVDDRILYLLHDDTNHICIKLFMPLLQGSDFVGVLYGETAVDYDDFFGSFVTNRERWYELSQVSPPIASLIEQDDAHTHSHSHGSHTPITNKYSEEDWLLTQTALTRGDLVLTQGVSRSFVTDQLSSLQKELLNGLLIVLALSSILVFFIGQKLFVNPHKELAGSKKLLEESNKRLAEQERESHLLATVVKTARDGVVITDSKGRIEWVNSAFERMTGYRLDSIKGLRPGSFLQGEGTSVSTANRIGSAIQQGNQVKAEILNYAIDKTPYWIDIDIVPLRNVKGDVERFIAIERDITEFKQLEKELEEQANNARQANDAKSLFLATMSHEIRTPMNGLLGILQMLVEDLEKAEQREVLQLALDSGEHLIAILNDILDLAKIENDSLEIDPHSFKMCDITNPVLNTYQTLCSEKGIEFSLLDNSNASSVYSGDSVRIRQVILNLVGNALKFTASGSITVSINPLAHSAMEFTVEDTGIGIPAERLSSIFNEFEQADVSTTRHYGGTGLGLAICHKLVTLMNGKLTVQSELGTGSKFSFVINLPSIKAEDDKQLITEQVDLSPFKILVTDDNKMNLIIAKGFLDKLNVECVTCNSGFEALTHLETGRFNLVIIDNHMPKMNGLETVRKIRQAGHDDLVIFGWTADIMQTSTTAFIEAGANEVLTKPLIKSDLVEALSRYLNQIKSIDRAS
- a CDS encoding Lrp/AsnC family transcriptional regulator, whose protein sequence is MDEIDKKILAELQSNARLTNQELADRVALSPSPCLRRVRALEKQGIIRGYHASVDQEACGLPVNVFVLVKLEKPTEENMRDFEQHIEAIDEVLECFLMTGNHDYLLHVVSESLKSYEQFIRKQLTRLPNIASIESSFAFGQVKTKTKLPVR
- a CDS encoding patatin-like phospholipase family protein translates to MAKTISLVLGSGGARGLVHVGVIRWLIEHGYQIKSISGCSIGALIGGVYAAGKLDEFEEWVTSIDQSDMAMMLDFSWQSSGIFKGDKIIDTLRELIGEIAIEDLPIPYTAVAANVADEKEVWLKSGSLFDAIRASISLPLFFTPHVINGEELIDGGVLNPVPIAPTFGDNTDVTLAVNLGGEPEMVQQEVPPVSLPAKEGNLHDKVVHFIDNLGSSVKSKMSFNFVAYDIANQAFDAMQSTIARQKLAAYPADITLEIPRNACGTLEFDRSQEMIDRGYHLAQAKLGNRL